One bacterium DNA segment encodes these proteins:
- a CDS encoding carbon starvation protein A, translating into MNAIALAAVSLAAFLAAYFTYARFLQVRIFKLLPDETVPSRRFQDGIDFVPTRPAILFSHHFVSIAGLGPILGPAIGVIWGWLPAMLWVVFGTIFFGAVHDFGALVISLRSEGRPIGEIVRDTVGYRAGTLFMLIICFLLALAMGVFAYLVAVLFTSFYPESVLPVGCLMPIAVLTGYLIYRLRVPVTAATVLGLILMFGAIRIGLDYPVPLYRYFLDPEVGAAVSALTAAPLPGAAAEALREAGNAAGAQQVLAAADRARDCWIWILLAYAFLASVLPVWVLLQPRDYLNSFQLYAGMLLLVAGLIVVNPGLAAPALAPSNPGTPPLFPFLFIVIACGAISGFHSLVSSGTTVRQLDSSVHARAIGYGPMLLESLLAVVAIIVCTAQSPIFPGTESWLARYGDYAQMNRLGTKLDVFISGAGSLIAAVGVPARFARSFMSVVVVAFALTTLDSGTRLMRYDLEALARTFKLRPLTYRFPAGILSVLVIGYFALIKVHGQPAGLALWELFGSANQLLAALGLLAVCVFLYVRRRNLLPFLIPMVLMMVFSLSAMTVKLRDFFREGSLVLLITGIVLMVLTVWLLVETVILIRLFRFGRRGGEG; encoded by the coding sequence ATGAACGCGATCGCTTTGGCAGCCGTATCCCTGGCCGCATTTCTGGCGGCCTACTTCACCTACGCCCGGTTTCTCCAGGTCCGCATCTTCAAACTCCTCCCGGATGAAACCGTCCCGTCCCGGCGCTTCCAGGACGGGATCGATTTCGTTCCCACCCGGCCCGCCATTCTCTTCAGCCACCATTTCGTCTCCATCGCCGGATTAGGGCCGATTCTGGGGCCGGCCATCGGAGTCATCTGGGGTTGGCTTCCCGCCATGCTCTGGGTGGTGTTCGGGACCATATTCTTCGGGGCGGTGCACGACTTCGGGGCGCTGGTCATCTCCCTGCGCAGCGAAGGCCGCCCGATCGGGGAAATCGTCCGAGATACCGTGGGCTACCGGGCGGGGACGTTGTTCATGTTGATCATCTGCTTTCTCCTCGCCCTGGCCATGGGCGTGTTCGCCTATCTGGTGGCGGTGCTGTTTACCTCCTTCTACCCGGAATCGGTTCTCCCCGTGGGCTGTCTGATGCCGATAGCCGTCCTGACGGGATATCTGATCTACCGGCTCCGGGTTCCGGTCACCGCGGCCACGGTGCTCGGCCTCATCCTTATGTTCGGGGCGATCAGGATCGGACTCGATTACCCGGTGCCCCTGTACCGGTATTTTCTGGATCCGGAGGTCGGGGCCGCCGTCTCCGCCCTCACCGCCGCCCCGCTTCCCGGAGCCGCCGCCGAGGCGCTGCGGGAAGCGGGGAACGCGGCCGGAGCGCAGCAGGTCCTGGCCGCGGCCGACCGCGCCCGCGACTGCTGGATCTGGATCCTGCTCGCTTACGCCTTTCTCGCTTCGGTCCTCCCGGTCTGGGTACTCCTGCAGCCCCGGGATTATCTCAATTCCTTCCAGCTTTACGCGGGAATGCTGCTGCTGGTGGCCGGCCTGATCGTCGTCAACCCCGGATTGGCCGCGCCCGCCCTGGCGCCGTCGAATCCGGGGACCCCGCCGCTTTTCCCCTTCCTGTTCATCGTCATCGCCTGCGGCGCCATCTCCGGGTTTCACAGCCTGGTATCGAGCGGGACCACGGTCCGGCAACTCGACAGTTCCGTCCATGCCCGGGCGATCGGCTACGGACCCATGCTCCTGGAAAGCCTGCTGGCGGTGGTGGCGATCATCGTCTGTACCGCCCAATCCCCCATCTTTCCCGGAACGGAATCCTGGCTCGCCCGTTACGGCGACTACGCTCAGATGAACCGCCTGGGGACCAAGCTCGACGTCTTCATCTCCGGAGCCGGGTCCCTGATCGCCGCGGTGGGGGTGCCGGCCCGGTTCGCCCGCAGCTTCATGTCCGTGGTTGTGGTCGCTTTTGCCCTGACCACGCTCGATTCCGGTACCCGCCTGATGCGCTATGACCTGGAAGCCCTGGCTCGGACCTTCAAACTACGGCCCCTTACCTATAGGTTTCCGGCGGGAATCCTCTCCGTGCTCGTCATCGGCTATTTCGCCCTGATCAAGGTCCACGGGCAGCCGGCCGGGCTGGCGCTTTGGGAACTCTTCGGTTCCGCCAACCAGCTCCTGGCGGCCCTGGGGCTGCTGGCGGTCTGTGTTTTTCTCTATGTCCGCCGCCGGAACCTGCTGCCCTTCCTGATCCCCATGGTTCTCATGATGGTGTTCTCCCTGTCGGCGATGACGGTCAAACTGCGGGATTTTTTCCGGGAGGGGAGCCTGGTGTTGCTGATCACGGGGATCGTGCTTATGGTTCTGACCGTCTGGCTGCTGGTCGAAACCGTCATCCTGATCCGGCTCTTCCGCTTCGGGCGCCGTGGAGGCGAAGGTTGA
- a CDS encoding biopolymer transporter ExbD, with protein MRFVRRRTLKKGSLDIAPLIDVVLLLLIFFMLTSNMVNPAGFKIDLPSSSSRLPRAQAALVVTIDSAGAVYLGPDLVARAQLARALAREYASRGDGDLIVRADRDTRHGEVVEVMTIAKDAGWDRLAVQARPGPPPPE; from the coding sequence ATGAGGTTCGTCCGGCGGCGAACGCTGAAAAAGGGGAGTCTGGATATCGCTCCCCTGATCGATGTGGTTCTCCTCCTGCTTATCTTTTTCATGCTCACCTCGAACATGGTCAACCCGGCCGGTTTCAAGATCGACCTTCCCTCTTCCAGCTCCCGGCTTCCCCGGGCGCAAGCCGCTCTGGTGGTGACGATCGACAGCGCCGGGGCGGTCTACCTGGGCCCCGATCTGGTCGCCCGGGCCCAGTTGGCCCGCGCCCTGGCCCGGGAATATGCCTCCCGGGGAGATGGGGATTTGATCGTACGGGCCGACCGGGATACCCGGCACGGGGAAGTGGTGGAAGTCATGACCATCGCCAAGGACGCGGGCTGGGACCGGTTGGCGGTTCAGGCCCGCCCCGGCCCCCCGCCGCCGGAATAA
- a CDS encoding MotA/TolQ/ExbB proton channel family protein has translation MTSLLQQGGFLMYVILLCSVVGLAVFLEKLYHLHRAAIDPEPLLLRVRELVGDANTASALSLCRETPGPVAHIIAAGLSKAGLARPEIKEAIEDAGLREVSRLESRLGILATVAHISPLLGLLGTVLGMIRTFRTIENLDGLVNPSNLAGGIWEALLTTAFGLIVAIAAFVAYNFLVSRVEKMVGQMEVSAVEIADLLKTGV, from the coding sequence GTGACGAGTCTGCTCCAGCAGGGCGGCTTCCTGATGTACGTGATCCTACTCTGCTCCGTCGTGGGGTTGGCGGTGTTTCTGGAGAAGCTCTACCACCTCCACCGCGCGGCCATCGATCCGGAGCCGCTGCTGTTGCGCGTCCGGGAACTGGTCGGGGACGCAAACACCGCTTCCGCCCTCTCCCTCTGCCGGGAGACGCCGGGACCCGTCGCCCACATCATCGCCGCCGGACTCTCCAAAGCCGGCCTCGCCCGGCCCGAGATCAAGGAAGCGATCGAGGATGCCGGGCTCCGGGAAGTTTCGCGGTTGGAGTCCCGGTTGGGGATACTGGCCACGGTGGCCCATATCTCCCCGCTCCTGGGCTTGTTGGGCACCGTGCTGGGGATGATCCGGACCTTCAGGACCATCGAGAACCTCGACGGGCTGGTCAACCCCTCGAATCTGGCCGGGGGGATCTGGGAAGCGCTGTTGACCACGGCCTTCGGACTCATCGTCGCCATCGCCGCCTTCGTGGCCTATAATTTCCTGGTATCGCGGGTGGAGAAGATGGTCGGCCAGATGGAGGTCAGTGCGGTCGAGATCGCCGACCTCCTCAAGACCGGGGTTTGA
- a CDS encoding DNA polymerase III subunit alpha, translating to MNPADFVHLHVHSEYSLLDGAARIPELVSRTRELGMRYLALTDHGNMHGAIKFYKETRTAGIHPIIGCELYLAPGSRHEKGPGTGKHFSHMTFLARDEEGYRNLIELSTRGYIEGFYYKPRIDREILENRSRGLIALSGCLQGEIPQALLRGKPEHARQAARYFQDLLGKDNFFIELQDHGIPAQKEVNPRLVRLARELEVPLVASNDCHYVLPGDAAAHEVLLCIQTGAKIEDEKRFRMPSAEFFLKSPDEMERLFGEFPEALTNTRAVAERCHLDIVFGRNLLPSFPVPPGEKEDEYLEKLCREGIRGRYDRETPEIRERLAHELGVIHQKGFDSYFLIVWDLIRYAKSNRIPVGPGRGSAAGSLVAYLLGITDIDPFRFDLLFERFLNPERMALPDIDMDICDRRRGELIQYAAAKYGGSERVAQIITFGSMKARAVLRDVGRVLGVPYAEMDRIAKLVPAGPRMTLKNALQMEPRLKEVSESNEEMKKLFHISFRLEGLARNASTHAAGVIICGDPLTSYVPLCRGSNDEVVTQFDMHDDESIGLLKMDFLGLKTLSILQDTLEMIEATTGNKLDLSRIPLDDEATFNQLSRGNTIAVFQLESSGMRDLCRRFNLKNLDDILALIALFRPGPMHMLDDFIARKHGQVEISYTHPGLETILKKTYGVMLYQEQVMQIANRFAGFTLAKADTLRKAMGKKQVDKMAQLEEDFIRGAREKGIDPGVAGRIFSDMARFAEYGFNKSHSAAYALIAYRTAYLKTHYPRQYMSAVLTSEMNDMDKLTFYMAECRAMGIEVLPPDVNESFSHFTVAGEHIRFGLTAVKNVGQGAVEAIIRERTRGGEYVSLFDFLDRIDLSSVNKRMVESLIRCGALDSLPGNRAQKLDILDAAVDSAVASRRDREAGQETLFAQLDTANGEEDLISFPALAELPEAELLAAEKELLGMYVTGHPLQKYEKIMEVLTTVPLSRLDEVKADTEVRVGGLVAQVDERLSRKTGKPFAVVRLESMDGSAEVLIFGRDYPRLAPKMQEGAIVVVEGRVRAGEISAGVSADEVRSVEEAMEMLSSGIHLQTFVNQVTDHDLDDLVGIFSRYPGPCPVFFDLRCPTGQKVVIKTGREHHIRCSPSLIKEIERVLGTGAVRL from the coding sequence ATGAACCCTGCAGATTTCGTACATCTTCACGTCCACTCGGAATACAGTCTTCTGGACGGCGCCGCCCGCATTCCGGAACTGGTCTCCCGAACCCGCGAACTGGGGATGCGCTACCTGGCCCTCACCGACCACGGCAACATGCACGGGGCGATCAAGTTTTACAAGGAAACCCGCACCGCCGGCATCCACCCGATTATCGGGTGCGAACTGTATCTGGCCCCGGGCAGCCGCCATGAGAAAGGGCCGGGAACCGGCAAGCATTTTTCCCATATGACCTTCCTGGCCAGGGACGAGGAGGGGTACCGCAACCTGATCGAACTCAGCACCCGGGGTTATATCGAGGGATTTTATTATAAACCCAGGATCGACCGGGAAATCCTGGAGAACCGCTCCCGGGGCCTGATCGCTCTCTCCGGATGCCTGCAGGGGGAAATCCCGCAGGCGCTGTTGAGGGGTAAGCCGGAACACGCCCGGCAGGCGGCCCGCTATTTCCAGGACCTGCTGGGTAAGGACAACTTTTTCATCGAACTCCAGGATCACGGTATTCCCGCCCAGAAGGAGGTCAATCCCCGCCTGGTCCGGCTGGCCCGGGAGCTGGAGGTCCCCCTGGTCGCTTCCAACGACTGCCATTACGTCCTTCCCGGCGACGCCGCCGCCCACGAAGTCCTGCTCTGTATTCAAACCGGGGCCAAGATCGAGGACGAAAAGCGCTTCCGTATGCCCAGCGCCGAGTTCTTCCTGAAGTCGCCCGACGAGATGGAGCGTCTCTTCGGAGAGTTCCCGGAAGCGCTGACCAATACCCGCGCGGTCGCGGAGCGCTGCCACTTGGATATCGTTTTCGGCCGCAACCTTCTTCCCTCCTTTCCGGTGCCGCCCGGAGAGAAGGAAGACGAATATCTGGAGAAGCTCTGCCGGGAAGGGATCCGAGGCCGGTACGACCGGGAAACCCCGGAGATCCGCGAGCGCCTCGCCCACGAACTGGGCGTCATCCACCAGAAGGGCTTCGATTCCTACTTCCTCATCGTCTGGGATTTGATCCGATACGCGAAATCCAACCGGATTCCGGTCGGGCCCGGGCGGGGGTCGGCGGCCGGGAGCCTGGTCGCCTACCTTCTGGGCATCACCGATATCGACCCCTTCCGCTTCGATCTTCTTTTCGAACGATTTCTCAACCCCGAGCGGATGGCGCTGCCCGATATCGACATGGATATATGCGACCGCCGCCGGGGCGAATTGATCCAATACGCCGCCGCCAAGTACGGAGGAAGCGAACGGGTCGCCCAGATCATCACGTTCGGCTCGATGAAAGCCCGGGCGGTTCTGCGCGACGTCGGGCGGGTTCTCGGCGTCCCCTACGCGGAAATGGACCGGATCGCCAAACTGGTTCCCGCCGGCCCCCGGATGACCCTGAAGAACGCCCTGCAGATGGAACCCCGGCTGAAGGAGGTCTCTGAGTCGAACGAGGAGATGAAGAAGCTGTTTCACATCAGCTTCCGGCTCGAGGGGCTGGCCCGGAACGCCTCCACGCACGCCGCCGGGGTCATCATCTGCGGCGATCCCCTCACGAGCTACGTTCCTCTGTGCCGGGGCAGCAACGACGAAGTGGTGACCCAGTTCGATATGCACGACGATGAAAGCATCGGCTTGCTGAAGATGGATTTTCTGGGGCTAAAGACGCTTTCGATTCTGCAGGACACCTTGGAGATGATCGAAGCCACCACGGGGAACAAACTCGACCTGTCCCGGATACCCCTCGACGACGAGGCGACCTTCAACCAGCTTTCCCGGGGCAACACCATCGCCGTTTTCCAATTGGAAAGCTCGGGAATGCGCGATCTCTGCCGCCGTTTCAATCTCAAGAACCTGGACGATATCCTGGCCCTGATCGCCCTCTTCCGTCCGGGCCCCATGCACATGCTCGACGACTTCATCGCCCGCAAACACGGTCAGGTCGAGATCAGCTATACCCACCCCGGGCTGGAGACGATTCTGAAGAAAACCTACGGGGTCATGCTCTATCAGGAGCAGGTGATGCAGATCGCCAACCGTTTCGCCGGTTTTACCCTGGCCAAGGCCGACACCCTCCGCAAGGCCATGGGCAAGAAGCAGGTGGATAAAATGGCGCAGCTGGAGGAGGACTTCATCAGGGGAGCGCGGGAGAAGGGGATCGACCCCGGGGTCGCAGGCAGGATCTTCTCCGACATGGCCCGCTTCGCCGAATACGGCTTCAACAAGTCCCACAGCGCCGCCTATGCCTTGATCGCCTACCGTACCGCATACCTCAAGACGCATTATCCCCGGCAGTACATGTCCGCCGTGCTCACCAGCGAAATGAACGACATGGACAAACTCACCTTCTATATGGCCGAATGCCGGGCGATGGGGATCGAGGTGCTCCCTCCCGACGTCAACGAGAGCTTTTCCCATTTTACCGTGGCCGGGGAGCACATCCGCTTCGGGCTGACCGCGGTCAAGAACGTGGGGCAGGGCGCCGTCGAGGCCATCATCCGCGAGCGGACCCGCGGGGGGGAATACGTCAGCCTCTTCGATTTTCTGGACCGGATCGATCTCTCGTCCGTGAACAAGCGCATGGTCGAAAGCCTGATCCGCTGCGGCGCCCTCGACTCGCTGCCCGGCAACCGCGCCCAGAAACTGGATATACTCGATGCCGCCGTCGATTCGGCGGTCGCTTCCCGGCGCGACCGGGAGGCGGGGCAGGAGACCCTCTTCGCCCAACTCGACACCGCCAACGGAGAGGAAGACCTGATCTCCTTCCCCGCCCTCGCCGAGCTCCCGGAAGCGGAGCTGCTGGCGGCCGAGAAAGAACTGCTGGGGATGTACGTCACCGGCCACCCGCTTCAGAAATACGAAAAGATCATGGAAGTCCTGACCACCGTCCCCCTCTCCCGCCTGGACGAAGTCAAGGCGGATACCGAGGTGAGGGTAGGGGGTCTGGTGGCCCAGGTGGACGAACGGCTTTCGCGCAAGACCGGCAAACCTTTCGCCGTGGTTCGCCTGGAGAGCATGGACGGGTCCGCCGAGGTGCTGATTTTCGGCAGAGACTACCCCCGCCTGGCTCCCAAGATGCAGGAGGGGGCGATCGTCGTGGTCGAGGGCAGGGTGCGGGCGGGGGAGATCTCCGCCGGCGTCTCCGCCGACGAGGTCCGCAGCGTGGAGGAAGCCATGGAGATGCTCTCCTCCGGGATCCACCTGCAGACCTTCGTCAACCAGGTCACCGACCACGACCTGGACGACCTGGTCGGTATTTTTTCCCGGTACCCCGGTCCTTGTCCGGTATTTTTCGATCTGCGCTGCCCCACGGGGCAGAAGGTCGTGATCAAGACCGGGCGCGAACATCATATCCGCTGCTCTCCCTCCCTGATCAAGGAGATCGAGCGGGTTCTGGGAACGGGCGCGGTCCGGCTCTGA
- the topA gene encoding type I DNA topoisomerase, producing the protein MAEQRSKRNPEKAPRKLVIVESPGKIKALSRYLGPGYRVMASLGHVRDLPKSRLAIDVDGGFAPEYIIPKGKNKLVKDLRSAVSDAEAVYLAPDPDREGEAIAWHLQELLKSGDTPFFRIAYQEITPSAVREALEHPGEINLRKVDAQTARRVMDRLMGYKISPLLWKKVASGLSAGRVQSVALLLVCRREEEIREFRPEEYWLLDARFSKPDTGESFWARLEKVDGRKARLEDGESASGLEDEVRRAVHKVARVEEKERAKAPPLPFITSSLQLEAARRFRWTVSRTMKVAQGLYEGVELGQAGVVGLITYMRTDSYRISADALRHAREYIAEAFGPEYLPAKPKVYRARQGAQDAHEAIRPTDFSITPEQARQWLPPDQARLYALIWRRTVAGQMAPARLATVTVAVESGRCEFVARRERVVFPGYLKVWEPDGENAQGEEPGSRDPLPFLKPGEELALAEMKKEQKFTQPPARYSEGTLVKALEANGVGRPSTYAPTISTLLKRRYVEKKERKLVPTDLGMMVNGLLQEYFPSVLNIKFTAQMEKELDEIEEGRFRWRQVVSDFFDPFQNTLHQAEQGMENLRRQALPTDIACENCGRKMMIRWGRNGEYLACEDYPQCKTSLNFDRAPDGTIVPRRPETTDEVCEKCGSPMVVKQGRYGKFLACSGYPACKNTRPVPTSVKCPREGCDGDLVQRRSKKGYRFYGCSRYPECDFVTRRLPSAEESKTPGKES; encoded by the coding sequence ATGGCCGAACAACGATCGAAGCGAAACCCGGAAAAAGCGCCCCGCAAGCTGGTAATCGTCGAATCCCCGGGCAAGATCAAGGCCCTCAGCCGTTATCTCGGCCCCGGATACCGGGTCATGGCTTCCCTGGGCCATGTCCGCGACCTGCCTAAATCCCGGTTGGCGATCGATGTCGACGGCGGGTTCGCCCCCGAGTACATCATCCCCAAGGGAAAGAACAAGCTGGTCAAGGACCTGCGTTCGGCCGTGAGCGACGCCGAAGCTGTTTACCTGGCGCCCGACCCCGACCGTGAAGGTGAAGCCATCGCCTGGCACCTTCAGGAACTGTTGAAATCCGGCGACACTCCCTTCTTCCGGATCGCCTACCAGGAGATCACCCCGTCCGCGGTCCGGGAAGCCCTCGAACATCCGGGGGAGATCAACCTCCGCAAAGTCGACGCCCAGACCGCCCGGCGGGTGATGGACCGTTTGATGGGGTATAAGATCAGCCCCCTGCTCTGGAAAAAAGTGGCCTCCGGGCTTTCCGCCGGCCGGGTCCAGTCGGTGGCGCTGCTTTTGGTCTGCCGCCGGGAGGAAGAGATCCGGGAGTTCCGCCCCGAGGAGTACTGGCTCCTTGACGCCCGTTTTTCCAAACCCGACACCGGGGAATCGTTCTGGGCGCGCCTGGAAAAGGTCGACGGACGCAAGGCCCGGCTGGAAGACGGAGAGAGCGCTTCGGGTTTGGAGGATGAAGTCCGCCGGGCGGTCCACAAAGTGGCCCGGGTGGAGGAGAAGGAACGGGCCAAGGCGCCCCCGCTCCCCTTTATCACCAGTTCGCTGCAGCTGGAGGCGGCCCGGCGCTTCCGCTGGACCGTCTCGCGGACGATGAAGGTAGCCCAGGGGCTCTATGAGGGTGTGGAACTCGGCCAGGCGGGCGTAGTGGGCTTGATCACGTACATGCGCACCGATTCCTACCGTATTTCCGCCGACGCTCTTCGCCACGCGCGCGAGTATATTGCGGAGGCTTTCGGCCCCGAGTACCTGCCGGCCAAACCCAAGGTCTACCGGGCGCGCCAGGGCGCCCAGGATGCGCATGAAGCCATCCGGCCCACCGATTTTTCCATTACCCCGGAGCAGGCCAGGCAATGGCTGCCGCCCGATCAAGCCCGGCTCTACGCTTTGATCTGGCGCCGGACGGTCGCCGGCCAGATGGCCCCGGCCCGGCTGGCCACGGTCACGGTCGCCGTCGAGTCCGGCCGGTGCGAATTCGTCGCCCGCCGCGAGCGGGTGGTCTTTCCCGGCTATCTGAAGGTCTGGGAGCCGGACGGGGAAAACGCGCAGGGAGAAGAGCCCGGGTCCCGGGACCCGCTCCCCTTCCTGAAGCCGGGAGAAGAGCTGGCCCTGGCCGAGATGAAGAAAGAACAGAAATTCACCCAGCCCCCGGCTCGTTACAGCGAGGGCACGCTGGTCAAGGCCCTGGAGGCCAACGGGGTGGGGCGTCCTTCCACCTACGCCCCCACCATCAGCACCCTGCTGAAAAGACGTTATGTAGAGAAGAAGGAACGAAAACTCGTCCCCACCGACCTGGGGATGATGGTCAACGGCTTGCTTCAGGAATATTTCCCCAGCGTGCTCAACATCAAGTTCACCGCTCAGATGGAAAAGGAACTGGACGAGATCGAAGAAGGCCGGTTCCGGTGGCGCCAGGTGGTCTCCGACTTTTTCGACCCCTTCCAAAACACCCTCCACCAGGCCGAGCAGGGGATGGAGAATCTGCGCCGCCAGGCCCTCCCGACCGACATCGCCTGCGAGAACTGCGGCCGGAAGATGATGATCCGGTGGGGGCGTAACGGCGAATACCTGGCTTGCGAAGATTACCCGCAGTGTAAAACGTCCCTGAATTTCGACCGGGCCCCCGACGGCACGATCGTTCCCCGCCGTCCGGAAACGACCGACGAGGTCTGTGAAAAGTGCGGTTCTCCGATGGTAGTCAAGCAGGGGAGATACGGGAAGTTCCTGGCCTGTTCGGGATATCCCGCCTGTAAAAATACCCGGCCCGTGCCCACCAGCGTTAAATGCCCCCGGGAAGGCTGCGACGGCGACCTGGTCCAGCGCCGGTCGAAAAAGGGCTATCGTTTCTACGGTTGCTCGCGCTATCCCGAATGCGATTTCGTGACCCGCCGCCTGCCCTCAGCCGAGGAAAGTAAAACCCCCGGAAAAGAGTCGTGA
- a CDS encoding DHH family phosphoesterase — protein sequence MFQETDFKKSSTLEETAGALQACSRCAVFSHEEPDGDAIGSQVAVTLALRGLGKTAIALRSDPISPTLAFLNRGSVIEKYDPPRHDPLLARCDAVAMVDCCDFYRLGRLETAAKTVPGPVVNIDHHRDNGFFGAVNYVRFSAGGAAQLVFETLKAMGVAIAGQIAEALYVGLSTDTVNFRYIDPEGRMIGMLGELVEAGIDIELLQERLYCSNRDTYLDDLYAILRSVSYERDGNLAWFTLYRSEHLSFYQRELASEALKQLLSLERVRAAVMMHEENAGVEVWLRSKRDADVGSAAKVLGGGGHQTAAGALLRGARLEEAIPRVLEEVSARMGARP from the coding sequence ATGTTTCAGGAAACGGATTTCAAGAAAAGTTCCACCCTGGAGGAAACCGCCGGCGCTCTGCAAGCGTGCTCGCGGTGCGCCGTTTTCTCCCATGAAGAGCCCGACGGCGACGCCATCGGCTCCCAGGTGGCCGTCACCCTGGCCCTGCGCGGTCTGGGCAAAACCGCGATCGCGCTCCGATCGGACCCTATTTCCCCCACCCTGGCCTTTCTCAACCGGGGTTCGGTGATCGAAAAATACGACCCGCCCCGGCACGACCCCCTTCTGGCCCGGTGCGACGCCGTCGCTATGGTCGACTGCTGCGACTTCTACCGCCTGGGTCGGTTGGAAACGGCGGCCAAAACGGTGCCGGGCCCGGTCGTCAACATCGACCACCACCGCGACAACGGCTTCTTCGGGGCCGTCAATTACGTCCGCTTCAGTGCCGGGGGAGCCGCCCAGCTCGTTTTCGAAACCCTTAAAGCCATGGGGGTGGCCATCGCGGGCCAGATCGCCGAGGCGCTGTACGTGGGTCTTTCGACCGACACCGTCAACTTCCGCTACATCGACCCCGAGGGGCGCATGATCGGCATGCTGGGGGAACTGGTCGAGGCGGGGATCGACATCGAACTCCTCCAGGAACGCCTTTACTGCAGCAACCGGGACACCTACCTGGACGACCTGTACGCCATTCTCCGCTCGGTCAGTTACGAGCGGGACGGCAACCTGGCCTGGTTCACCCTCTACCGCAGCGAACATCTCTCCTTCTATCAGCGGGAACTGGCCTCGGAAGCCCTCAAGCAGCTGCTGAGCCTGGAGCGGGTGCGGGCCGCGGTCATGATGCACGAAGAAAATGCCGGGGTGGAGGTCTGGTTGCGCTCCAAACGCGACGCCGACGTCGGGAGCGCGGCCAAGGTCCTGGGAGGCGGGGGGCACCAGACCGCGGCCGGAGCCCTCCTCCGGGGTGCCCGGTTGGAGGAGGCGATCCCCCGGGTACTGGAGGAAGTGAGCGCGCGCATGGGGGCCAGACCATGA
- the dprA gene encoding DNA-processing protein DprA, protein MDERGALIVLNLIKGLGPVRIRALVESFGSAEAVLEAPASRLRAVPGIASSLASAVAAWRESEYKKEFELIERWGLSVVSWRDPEYPPQLAEIFDPPVLLYVRGAFRPSDRWAVALVGSRRASSYGERTACRLARELAQRGVTVVSGLARGVDVQAHLGALAGGGRTIAVLGSGLGNIYPPEHRGLAKRIASAGAVISEFPVRAVPESGNFPRRNRVISGLSLGVVVVEAGSRSGALITARLAMEQGRSVMAVPGRVDASGAEGTTGLLRDGARLVATADDILGEFEYLEAKPAAAAAPAVELSPEEAAVLRALQEEDAGVEALMEKTGLTSPDISAILLNLELRRLVRRLPGRLYGRT, encoded by the coding sequence ATGGACGAACGTGGCGCCCTGATCGTCCTCAACCTGATCAAAGGGCTGGGCCCGGTCAGGATCAGAGCCCTGGTGGAAAGCTTTGGTTCCGCCGAAGCCGTACTCGAGGCCCCCGCGTCCCGCCTGCGGGCGGTTCCCGGCATCGCCTCCTCGCTGGCCTCGGCGGTGGCGGCCTGGCGGGAGAGCGAGTACAAAAAGGAATTCGAGTTGATCGAGCGTTGGGGGCTGTCGGTCGTGAGCTGGCGCGACCCGGAATACCCGCCCCAGCTCGCCGAGATCTTCGACCCCCCCGTTCTGCTCTACGTCCGTGGCGCGTTTCGCCCGTCCGACCGGTGGGCGGTGGCTCTGGTCGGCAGCCGCCGGGCCTCGAGCTACGGGGAGCGGACCGCCTGCCGTCTGGCCCGGGAATTGGCCCAACGGGGTGTGACCGTGGTCAGCGGGCTGGCCCGCGGAGTCGACGTCCAAGCCCACCTCGGCGCTCTGGCCGGCGGCGGCCGCACCATCGCCGTTCTCGGTTCGGGCCTGGGCAACATCTATCCTCCCGAACACCGGGGCCTGGCGAAACGGATCGCTTCGGCGGGAGCGGTGATTTCGGAGTTCCCGGTCCGCGCCGTGCCCGAATCCGGCAACTTTCCCCGGCGCAACCGGGTTATCAGCGGGCTTTCCCTGGGGGTGGTGGTGGTGGAAGCCGGAAGCCGCAGCGGGGCCCTGATCACGGCCCGTCTGGCCATGGAACAGGGCCGCTCGGTCATGGCGGTGCCGGGGCGGGTCGATGCCTCCGGAGCTGAAGGGACCACCGGCCTTCTCCGCGACGGCGCCAGGCTGGTGGCCACGGCCGACGATATTCTGGGGGAGTTCGAGTACCTGGAGGCGAAACCGGCGGCCGCGGCCGCCCCGGCGGTCGAGCTTTCTCCGGAGGAAGCCGCGGTCCTGCGCGCTCTGCAGGAAGAAGACGCCGGGGTCGAGGCCCTGATGGAGAAAACGGGCTTGACTTCACCGGACATCTCCGCCATTTTGCTGAACTTGGAACTGCGGCGGCTGGTACGGAGGCTACCGGGCCGGCTTTACGGGCGCACCTGA